From Brucella anthropi ATCC 49188:
GGGCAATTCGACAACATTTCTGTCGATCGATCTGGTCAAGATGGCGCTGGGTCAGTTCGATCTTGGACCGGCGGCGGCGATGTCGTTGATCTACTTCCTCATCATCCTGCTGCTGTCATGGGTGTTCTACACCGTCATGACCAGCCACGATCAGGAGGTGTGAGATGAACGCCATACAGGGAACTTCCGTGGGCAGTGCACCTGCAATTGCACCGATCTCAAACGCCGTCCGACAAAAATCGAGCAGACGTGATAGGCCGCGGTTCGGCTGGCTGATACCGACAATCTATATCGTTCTGCTTCTGATACCGATCTACTGGCTCATCAATATGAGCTTCAAGACCAATCAGGAAATCCTGACGTCGCTAACGCTCTTTCCGCATGAGCCAACATTGCAGAACTATCGCGCCATCTTCACCGACTCCGCCTGGTATTCGGGTTACATCAACTCGATCATCTATGTGGTCATGAACATGGTAATTTCGGTTTCGGTGGCGCTGCCTGCAGCCTATGCCTTCTCGCGCTACCGGTTTCTGGGCGACAAACACCTGTTCTTCTGGCTCCTGACCAACCGCATGGCGCCTCCGGCGGTGTTCGCCCTGCCGTTCTTCCAGCTCTATTCGGCATTCGGGCTCATCGATACGCATATCGCAGTCGCACTGGCGCATTGTCTGTTCAACGTGCCGCTGGCGGTGTGGATTCTGGAAGGCTTCATGTCGGGCGTACCAAAGGAAATCGACGAGACAGCCTATATCGACGGCTATTCGTTTCCAAAGTTCTTCGTGAAGATCTTCATGCCCCTGATCGCATCCGGCATCGGCGTGGCAGCCTTCTTCTGCTTCATGTTCTCATGGGTGGAATTGCTCATCGCCCGCACGCTCACGACGACAGACGCGAAACCCATTGCAGCCACGATGACACGCACCGTTTCTGCTGCCGGTATGGACTGGGGGCTGCTCGCTGCGGCAGGTGTTCTGACCCTGATACCCGGTGCGTTGGTGATCTGGTTTGTCCGCAATTACATCGCCAAGGGCTTTGCCCTGGGGAGGGTATGACGATGTTTCATATGCCCGACTTCTCATGGATGGCCTGGACCTGGCAGACGGCGGCGTTTTTCTGCGCCATAGCATTTCTGCTGCTGGGCATGGGCGTGTGGGAATATATCTCGCCCGGCGGCTCGCCGCGCAACGGTATCCTGCGCTTCGAGACAACACGCGGCGACCGCCTGTTTATCTCGCTGCTCGGCAGCGCATTCATCAATCTGGCATGGCTCGGGCTGGTTGGTCCGAACCTCTGGTGGGCTCTTGCCATTTCAGTGGTCTACGCCATCGGCGTATTCCGCTTTGTGTGAGAAATCCGGAGCGGAAACCTTCCGCTCCGCGCAAAATGGGCTCGGGGGACAAACCGCGCCCGGAAGTCGATATGCAATGCACTCGCAAGCTTTGGGAGGATCAACATGCGACGGCATCTAATGACGACTACAGCACTTATCGTGCTGGCAATGACAGGGGCAGCTTCAGCGGGAATGGATGAGGCGAAGCAATTTCTCGACAAGGAAATTGGCGACCTTTCATCCCTGTCGCGCGCCGATCAGGAAAAGGAAATGCAGTGGTTCATCGATGCGGCCAAGCCTTTCCAGGGCATGGATATCAAGGTCGTTTCGGAATCGCTGACCACCCATGATTATGAATCGAAGGTGCTGGCGCCCGCATTTACCGCCATCACCGGCATCAAGGTCACGCATGACCTTATTCAGGAAGGCGACGTCGTCGAAAAAATTCAGACCCAGATGCAGACCGGCCAGAATCTTTATGACGGCTGGGTCAACGACTCCGATCTGATCGGCACGCACTGGCGCTATCAGCAGGTCCGCAACCTCACCGACTTCATGGCCAATGAAGGTAAGGATGTCACCAATCCGGGCCTCGATCTGGACGATTTCATCGGCAGCAAGTTCACGACGGCTCCGGACAAGAAGCTCTACCAGCTTCCCGACCAGCAGTTCGCAAACCTCTACTGGTTCCGCTACGACTGGTTCAACGACGAGAAGAACAAGGCCGACTTCAAGGCCAAGTACGGCTACGATCTTGGCGTACCAGTCAACTGGTCTGCCTATGAAGACATCGCCGAGTTCTTCACCGGTCGCGATGTCGACGGCAAAAAGGTCTACGGCCATATGGACTATGGCAAGAAGGACCCGTCTCTCGGCTGGCGCTTTACCGATGCGTGGCTTTCCATGGCTGGCAACGGTGACAAGGGACTGCCAAACGGTCTGCCGGTCGATGAATGGGGTATCAAGGTTGATGATCAGTCGCGTCCGGTCGGCTCATGCGTAGCCCGCGGCGGCGACACCAATGGACCAGCTTCGGTCTACGCCATCCAGAAATATCTCGACTGGATCAAGGCCTATGCTCCGGCAGAAGCTCAAGGCATGACCTTCTCCGAATCCGGCCCGGTTCCGTCGCAGGGCAACATCGCCCAGCAGATTTTCTGGTACACGGCTTTCACCGCCGATATGGCCAAGCCCGGCCTGCCGGTCGTGAACGAGGATGGCACGCCGAAATGGCGTGTTGCCCCCTCCCCGCATGGCGTCTACTGGAAGGACGGCATGAAGCTTGGCTATCAGGACGTGGGTTCCTGGACCCTCATGAAGTCCACCCCGGATGACCGGGCCAAGGCTGCCTGGCTCTATGCGCAGTTCGTGACGTCCAAGACGGTCGATGTGAAAAAGAGCCATGTGGGTCTGACCTTCATCCGCGACTCGTCCATCCATCATCAGAGCTTCACGGATCGGGCACCGAAGCTCGGCGGTCTGGTCGAGTTCTATCGGTCGCCGGCCCGCGTCCAGTGGTCGCCAACCGGCACCAACGTGCCTGACTATCCAAAGCTGGCTCAGCTCTGGTGGCAGGCGATCGGCGATGCATCGTCGGGTGCAAAAACGGCACAGGAAGCGATGGATTCACTTTGCGCCGAACAGGAAAAAGTTCTCTCGCGTCTGGAACGTGCGGGGGTACAGGGCGACATCGGACCGAAGCTCGCCGAGGAACATGACATCGAGTACTGGAACAAGGATGCCGTTTCCAAGGGTAACCTCGCTCCTCAGCTGAAGATCGAGAACGAAAAAGAAAAGCCGGTTACGGTCAATTACGATGAACTGGTCAAGAGCTGGCAGAAGTAAGCCTTGCGCATAAACACTGTCGGGAAATCCGTGGGATGACACGACAGGCTGAACATTGAACCGCATTGCGTACATTCATTGCGCAATGCGGTTTTCATATCAACTTGAGGACAAGAAGAAGGGCGGCAGGTAATGCCGCCCTTTTGTATTTTGGTCACAATCAGCCACGCTGTGAATCGAGCTGTTCGTGGTTCTTTTCGACGTCCTGCGCCTTCAAGTAGCTTTCGATGAGAAGCTGGTAGGGAGGGAAAATCTTGGTGTAGACATTGGCCCATTCCTGCGCATCGTCACGATGCCATGTCTTCTGGAGTTCCGAAGCCACCGCAGCCGTATCCATCGGCACGACACCGGCCTGAACAACACGAGCGAGCGTAATTTCCTGCGCCATCTTGGAATAGGTTCCGGATGCGTCCACCACGGCGAAAACCTTATAACCGTCCTGAACGGCACTGATTGCCGGGAAGGCCATGCAAACGCTGGTGATGGTGCCTGCGATGATCAGGGTCTTGCGGCCCGTGGCCTTCACGGCAGCAACGAAATCCGGATTGTCCCATGCGTTGATCTCGCCACGGCGCGCTACATATTTGGCATGAGGGGCGTTCTCATGAATCTCGGGGATCAGCGGACCATTGGGGCCCTGCGGCACGGATGCCGTGGTGATGACCGGCATCTTGGTCAGCGTGGCCATCTTGGCAAGCGCGGTCGCATGATTGCGCAAAACAGGCATCGGCATGTCTGCGACGGTCTGAAACAGGCCGCTCTGATGATCGATCAGAAGCATGACGGCGTCGTTGGGGTCGATAACCGGACGCTGGCCGTTAAAGTTAGCTGGGCTGCTCATTTTAAGTCTCCTTCTTCAGGCTTGGACGTATTCAGGGCCGAAAGCATTTCCGGTCCGGGGATACCCGTGGTTCTTACTGACGCTACGGGAATGGATCAGGCAGGAATGGCGCCGAATTTCCCTGTTCGGAAATCCGCGAAAGCATCCTGCAATTCTTCATTTGTGTTCATGACGAAAGGGCCACGCATGGCGACAGGCTCTTCAAGCGGTTCGCCGCTCAGCAGAAGGACGGTTGCGTCGCTGTCAGCCGTAACCTCGAAACTGCCACCTTTTCGGTCGAGCAGAACGAATTGCGCATCCCGTGCCGATCTGTTGCCGTTGACGGTGATCGTTCCGCGCAAGATTGCCAGGCCGGTCGTATGTTGATCGGGAAGATCAAACACAACGCTTCCGCCCTGTTTCAGGCGCAGGTCCCATAGATCAATCGGCGTGAAGGTGCGTGCTGGTCCGGCATGTCCGGCATAGTTCCCGGCTATGACACGGACAATTCCAGCTTCATCCGGCAGGGCCACGGTCGGAATATCCCGATCGAGCACCGTCTGGTAAGCGGCGGGCGCGGACTTGTCCTTGGCAGGCAGGTTGACCCAGAGCTGCACCATTTCCAGCGTGCCTCCCTGTTCGGTAAACGCCTTCGAATGGCGCTCCTCGTGCAAAATCCCGGCGGCAGCAGTCATCCATTGTACATCACCGGGACCGATCATGCCTCCGCTTCCAGTGGAATCGCGATGTTCAACTTCGCCCTGATAGACAATGGTCACGGTTTCAAAACCGCGATGGGGATGGCTGCCAACCCCGCGCGGGGTTGCCGTGGGTGCAAACTGTTCCGGCCCGGCATAATCAAGATGCAAGAAGGGGCTGATGTGTTCGCCCATTGTCGCATGGGAAACCATGGAGCGAACCGGAAATCCATCACCCACCCAATGGGGCGATGAGCTGCTGTAAATGCCGATAACCTGTCTCATCTCGATCTTCCCGATTTATTTCGTTGCCTTGCAGACACTGAATTGACTGTCTGAGAGCAAAATAAATCTGGAACAAATTGACCGGTAGATCGAAGTTCAGGCTATACTGTCCTGAAAACAGGACAATGAAAGGCCCGGCCATGGCTGATCTCAACGATATGCGGTTTTATGTGGAAGTCGTGGAGCAAGGCGGCTTTTCCGCTGCCTCCCGAAAACTGGATATGCCGCGCTCCAGGCTGAGCCGCCGGATCGCCCTGCTGGAAGATGATCTCGGTGTCAGGCTTATCCAGCGCACCACCCGACAATTTGCCGTGACGGATATCGGCCAGGAATTTTATCGCCATTGTCTGGCGATGATGGTTGAGGCCGATGCTGCGCTGGACGTGATCGACAGAATGCGCACGGAACCGCAAGGCACGGTGCGGGTGAGTTGCCCGGCATCGGTCATTTATTTCCAGGTCGGTGAAATGATCGCCCGTTTCATGGCGCGATACCCAAAGGTGAAAATACATCTGGAAAGCACAAACCGGCGCGTGGATGTTATCCGCGAAGGCTTCGATCTCGCTATCCGCGTCCGCTTTCCACCGCTCGAGGATAGCGATCTCGTCATCCGCAAGCTGGCGGAAAGCGAGCAACGACTGGTGGCAAGCCCTGTATTCGTCAAGGAGGGATGCAACGCCGTCCCCGCCGACCTCGTCGACATGCCCGGCCTTGCCTGGGGATCATCCCACAACAGTTTTGAATGGAACCTGCTTGGTCCGAACGGCACCACGGCTGAAATTCCCTATCAACCGCTGCTGATCACGGAAGATATGGTTGCGCTGCGGCTGGCCGCTCTTCAAGGCATCGGCGTTTGCCAGTTTCCCACAATGGTTGTCCGGGATGATATAAAGACTGGGCGGTTGGTTGATCTTCTGCCCGACTGGGCACCCCGCAGCGGCATCATCCATGCTGCTTTTCCCTCGCGGCGTGGCCTGCTGCCTTCAGTGCGCGCACTTCTCGATTTTTTGGTCGAAGAGTATGCCGCTCTATCCGCAAGCGAACACAGGTCATGACGACCCAGAGACCTTCTCCAACGTATGGTCTACCGCTGGCTAAAGAATAGTTTCGTCGATAGCCTTGCGTTGAACAGCGCATTCCCGCGCCAGAAAGTCGATCAGGGTACGCACCGAAGGCAGCAAGCCACGCCTGGATGGAAATACTGCATGGACGATGCCCGCAGCCGGGCGCCATTCGGGCAAGACAGGCACCAATGTGCCTGCGGCAAGGTCACGCCAGATCATCATGGTTGGCAGCTGCACGATCCCGGCACCGTCGAGCGCGGCATCGCGCAAGGCAGCCATGTCATCAGTCAGGAAGCGGGGACGGTGCGGAATGACTGCCCGCTCGCCATTGTGCTTTTCAAGCCGCCATTCATAATTATGGGAGGCTGATGTCCATGCAAGGCTTGGTAGCCCCACCAGATCAGCCGGTGTGGTCACAGGTTCATTGAGGAAACCGGGTCGCGCGACCAGATACTGCGAACTGTCGTCCAGTTTGCGCATCAGAAGGTCGGTTTGCTCCAGCGGCGGAAACCGTACGCGGATGGAAACATCGAAACGTTCGCCGATCACGTCAACACGGCGATTGGTGCTTTCCAGATGCAGGTCCACCTTCGGATAGGCTGTGAGAAACTTGGCAAATAACGCCCCGAACTGGAATGAAATCAGCGCTGTCGGGCAGCTTAACCGAACCACGCCTTGCGGCTCGTCGCGATGTTGCGCGATGAAAGCAGTGGCAGCTTCCGCTTCAACCAGAACTGCCAGACAGCGGCGATAATATTCACGCCCGATATCGGTGACGGAAAAATGGCGCGACGAGCGCTGGATCAGGCGGACGCCCAACCGTTCCTCCAGAATCGCGATACGGCGGCTCAGTTTCGATTTTTGCAGGCCGATGGCGCGGCCTGCCTGTGCGAAGCCGCCATGATCAACCACCTGCACAAAGTAATAAAGGTCGTTCAGGTCTTCCATCGTTCCATTAATAGAACGCAGCGTCGATTTTGACAATCTTTTGCGCTTTTCGTTGCTGAGATAGCTTTCATTCATTCCACCAACGCCAAACGTTACACGAATATACGGGTGGCGATCTATCCTCTGACTTCCTGAAAGGAAACGTCGATGACCAAGCCATATGTACGCCTCAACAAGGATGATGTTGCTGTTCTTCTCGTCGATCACCAGACTGGCCTGCTGTCGCTGGTACGAGATTTCGACCCGGACAAGTTTAAGAACAATGTGCTGGCGCTCGCCGATCTCGCCAAGTATTTCAAGCTGCCGACTGTTCTGACCACCAGTTTTGAAAACGGCCCGAACGGCCCATTGGTGCCGGAGCTGAAAGAAACATTCCCCGATGCGCCCTATATCGCTCGCCCCGGCCAGATCAACGCCTGGGACAATGAGGAATTCGTCAAGGCGGTGAAGGCTACCGGCAAGAAGCAGCTGCTCATCGCTGGTGTCGTGACCGAAGTCTGCGTGGCTTTCCCGGCATTGTCCGCTATCGAAGCCGGTTTCGACGTCTTTGTCGTCACTGATGCGTCGGGCACCTTCAATGAAGTGACCCGCCATTCGGCATGGGACCGCATGAGTGCAGCCGGTGTGCAGCTGATGACCTGGTTCGGCGTTGCCTGTGAACTGCATCGCGACTGGCGCAACGATATTGAAGGTCTGGGTACGCTGTTTGCAAACCACATTCCAGATTATCGCAACCTGATCACCAGCTACAACACAATGACGTCCGGCAAATAAGCCGTCGCGACAATTCCGGTAAGCGAGCTTTGCTTGTCGGTTGGAGCATTGCAAGAGAACGCCGGGTTATAGCCCGGCGTTTTTTGTCATTTCTGATGAGTCAGGCCTGGGAGACTGTTATCGCTTCGCGCAGAACGGAGCGCAGCCAGGCGACAGCCGGATGCGCCCCGAAAGTATTGTGCGACAGCATGTTGATCTGAGTGGCTGGCAACGGATAGGGTGCCTCATGCAGAACAAGACCGTAAGTATCTTTGTAGGTTTCCGCGACACTGCGCGGTAACAGGGCGATCATATTGGTCGCCGCGACAAGCGGCGGTACGGCAAGAATGAGGGAAACCGTTGCGCCAATACGGCGTGACAGACCGACCTCCCGTAGCAGCCCCTCAAGAAATGGCGGATTGCTGGTTACAAACGCGCGCTCGAGACCTTCCTGTTCTTGCATGCCGGCAGCTTCCATTGCCGCGCGGCCTGACAACAAGACATCAATGTGTGGATAATGCCCGAGTGTTTCAATTGTCAGCGGGCCGGAAGAAGCCGGATGGTCTTTGCGCATGATCCAGACATTATCGACAGATACCAGCGTCTCCCGCCTGAATCGGCTGGGAATGCGTCCGAAAGCACCGACAACGAGATGCAGGGTTCCGCGATCCAGTTCTTCGACCAGATTGAGATCATTGAACAATCGAAGCCAAAGCCGGATACCCGGCGCTTCCTTTTCGAGTCGCTCCATGACGGCAGGAAAGAGCGTGCCGATATAGAAATCGGAAGTGGCGACCACAAAGCTCATATCCGCCGTGGCGGGATCGAACTGAACTGGTGAAAGTGCCGCTGATATGTCGGCAAGAGCCGAACGCAGCGGCTGCGACAGCTCTTCGGCGCGTGGCGTCGGATGCATGCCCTGCGGGCCGCGCACGAACAGTTCGTCTGACAGAATATATCGCAATTTTCCGAGTGCGTGACTGACTGCCGACTGGGTGAGATTGAGCCTCTCCCCGGCCTTGGTCACGTTCCGCTCTTCCATCAACGCGTTGAAGACACGGATCAGATTGAGGTCGATATTATGAATGCTGCTCATAATTCAAATTATAACAAATCATTTCAATCATGAAAGGAGGCATACCATATTCGCTCCATCAAACGGCTTTGATTTTCACAAGCCAAAACAAAGTCCCAAGGAGACAGAAAATGAAAAAGATCGTTTTTGCTATTACCGCAATTTTTCTCAGCACCGGTGCCGCTCTGGCTGAAAACCCGTTCGTCGGCCAGCCGGAAGCCATGGCCGCACAGGACAAGGCATTTGTTCTGCCCGGACGGGATGTGAACTCTTCGTTCCTCAAGCTCGACTTCACCAGCACGGCGGCGATCGTTCCTGCAAAAGAGGTCACAGAGAACGGCTCGGCACATCGCTTCGGCGATGCTTCACCTTCCAGCTTTCAGAACTAACGATACTCATCCCATGTCGAAACTGAAGGCGAAGCCGCGGCTTCGCCTTTTGGTTCTCACAGTCGGATATCAATTCAGACAATCAACTCAGGAACTGCGTGTTATGAACAAGCCAGTTGTTCTCTTTCAGCAGCCAGCTCCGGTCAAGGACAAGCCGGAGCCCCTCAAAGCAGCAGGAAAGCCCCGCCGCCGGGCCTATCTCAGTCTTGCCCGCGCATCTGTGATTGTCGCTGGGATCGGTCTTGCCATCGTCATTCCGCTTGGCTGGGGAAGCTGGGTGGCAGGCATGACCAACCAGACGACCGACAATGCCTATCTGCGTGCCGACACAACACCGGTCAGTGCTGAGGTTGGCGGGCGTATCGTGCATTTACTGGTGGAGGATTACCAGCACGTCAAAACTGGACAACTGCTGATGCAGATCGACCCGACCCAGTATCAGGCACAGGTGGATCAGGCCGGAGCTAGCGTAGCCGCCGCACAGGCCGCAATCCGTAATGCGCAGAGCAACATCACCTTGCAGCAGCGTGTGATCGAACAAGCAGAAGCCGGACTGGCGGCGCTCAACGCCGACCGCGAGCGCGTCGTCAGTGAAGGTCACCGACAGACATCTCTGACGAAAGACGGCTGGTCGACAGCGCAAAAGCTGGAAGCCGCGATTGCCGACGTCAAACGCATCGAAGCGCAGATTGCTGAAAAACAGGCCGAAATAGCAGCCGAGCGTCAGAAGCTGGACGTTCTTGCCACCCAATCCGACCAAGCCCAGGCTGAACTGTCCAATCAGCAGGCTGCATTGCGGCTCGCGCAGATCGACCTGGATCGTACCCATATCACAGCACCGATGGATGGTGTTGTGGGTGTCAGCGGCGCGCGCGAAGGACAATATGTACGGGCCGGGTCGCAACTCGTTTCAGTCGTGCCTGTCTCGAAGCTCTATATCGTCGCCAATTTCAAGGAAACGCAGCTGGCCAAGTTCAGGCCGGGTCAGGTTGTCAGCGTGACGGTCGATACATTCCCGGGCAAGGAACTGCGCGGTTATGTGGAGCGGTTGTCACCGGCAACCGGATCGGAATTCAGCCTGCTGCCACCGGACAACGCGACCGGCAATTTCACCAAAGTGGCCCAGCGCGTTGGCGTGCGCATCGCGCTTGAACAGAATGGTGAACTCGACGAACTGCTTCGCCCGGGCATGTCGGTCGTGGCAACCGTGCATACAGACCAGAGCATTGAGACGACAGCCAGTCTCATCAAATAGCTAATTGGGCCGCTTGCCGCGAAACTTCGTTTGAGACGGCAGGCGGCAGGAGCCGAAAAGCCATGTCCACCGCTACGACCGTTCGGGGTTCTGCCCAATCGCGCCCCACAAGCCTACCCAACATGCGGGCTTTGATCGGCGTCGCCGCCGTCCTGCTTGGCACGACGACATCCCTGTTGAACTCGCGCCTCACCGATATCGGGCTTGCCGATATTCGTGGCGCACTTGGTGTTGGCATGGATGAGGCGAGCTGGCTGACGACGGCTTATGTCGTTGCCGAAGTGGCCGCCATACCATCCGCCGTCTGGCTGCGCTCGATCCTCTCGCCCGCTCGCGGGGTCATGATCGGAGCACTCATCTTCACGATTGCATCGATGCTGGCGCCGTTCAGCCCCAATCTCCAGACGCTTATCAGCATTCAGGCGATACGCGGCCTGAGTGCAGGTATCCTGATGCCGATGGCTTATGCCGTGATCATGCGGCATTTGCCACAGCATCTGCGGCTTTACGGCTTGTCGCTCTATGCGCTGGCTTCGTCACTTACACCAAACCTTGCTGTCAGCATCGAGGGATGGGTGATCACTCACTTGTCTTGGCAATATCTGTTCTGGATCAACATTATACCCGGCAGTCTTACACTGCTGGCGGGAGCCTACGGGCTTGCCAACGATCCTATCAAATTCCTGCGCTTCCGCAGACATGACGGTTTCGGTCTGCTGGCACTGTCTTTCGGGCTGGCTGCATTGGTTACGGCACTCGATCAGGGCAACCGCCTCGACTGGCTCGGATCGGGATTGATCGTGGGTCTGCTGGCGTCGGCCTTGTTCTTTCTGAGCATTTATCTCATCCATGCATTGTGGCATCCAGATCCGGTGGTCAGTCCGCGTCTGCTTGCCAGACGGAATATTGGCTTCAGTCTGTTCCTGATGTTCGCCATGCGCATCGGGTTGATGACCTCTGCTTATCTGCTGCCGCAATACCTGATCCGTATTCAGGGCTATCGCGCGCTGGAAAGCGGCACGATGTTCTGGGTCTCTGTTCTGCCGCAGATCGTTCTGACGCCATTCGTCGCCTGGCTGACCTACAGGATGGATCCGCGCAGTCTGGCAGCATTCGGGCTGATGCTGTTCGGCGCAGGTGTTCTTATGCTGTCCGGTCTCACGCATCTGTGGACCTCGGATCAGATATTGCCTTCGTTGTTCGTGCAGTCCATCGCCGCACCATTCACCGCCATACCTCTGATGGTTCTGATAACGGAAGACATCAGCGTCAGGGAAATACCGTGGATTGCGTCCCTTGTTCATATCGTTCGCACGGTTGGCACAGCCATCGGTCTTGCTGCGGTCAGCACATTTACACGCGTGCAGGAGCAGTTGCACTCCAATCTGCTTGGCCTGCATCTGGAACGGGGCGCTGCGGATGTGCAGGGCCACATCGACCGAACCGCAGCCATGCTGGAAGCTCACAACAGCGATCCGACGAGAGTGACTGCCCAAGCCACGGCCATGCTCGCCAGAACCGTTCAACGGGAGGCTTTCGTGCTGGCCTACAGCGACATGTTCGTCATGATCGGTCTTGCCATTGCTCTTGCAGCGCTCGCAACACTCTTCATGCGCCAGCCAAAGCTGCCAGGAAAATTCCTGTGATACCGGCTGTATCTGCTGCAGTTCCCGCTTCAACGCAAGCAACCGTCCTATTTATAGGACATTGAGTACCGAAATCCGAACTACACAGCGTTGCGCCCGACAGCTACTTACAAAGGCATCGAAGCGATCACTGTATTCACGCTTCACGGCTAAATCTCGACAAGGAAATGGACATGAGAAAGTTCGTACTGCCCCTCTTAGCCTCGTTGCTGTCAGTCTCGGCTGCCCAGGCTGCGGATTACAAACTGGACCCAACACATACAAAAGCTGTTTTCTATATTGATCACTTCAATACATCGACAAACAGCGGCGGTTTCTATGAAATCAACGGCGATATCTCGTTCGATCCTGAAACCATGGATGGGAAGATGGATATTTCAATTCCCGTCAAGACGCTGAATACAGGCATGGCCGCATTTGATAAGCACGTGACAGGTGCTGACATGCTGGACGCGGAAAAGTTCCCGACCATTGAGTTCAAGTCGACCAAGTGGAATTTTGACGAAGACAAGCTGGTATCAGTGGATGGCGATCTGACCATGAAGGGAAAGACACTGCCAATCCAGCTCACGGCCACCAAGTTCGGTTGTTACCAGAGCCCGATCTTCAAGGCAGAAGTCTGTGGTGGCGATTTTGAAGCAACTATCGATCGCACCCAGTGGGGCGTGGACTTCCTTGTAAAAGAAGGCATGGCCAAGATGGTCAAGCTTGAAATTCAGGCTGAGGCTATCAAGCAGTAAATCAACTGCCCTGACCACGCATATAGTTCTTCGTCCCCATATGGCAGCCAGCGAGCCAAACGGCTCGCGTGGCCATGGGGACAATTTAGTGTCGATCAACCCGCCGCTTTAAACGTCGCGTCGGCGTTTCAGCTGAGGAACAATTTGACGAGCAGCGGCACAACGAGTGACGTTGCAATAGCGTTCAGCGCCATGGCAATCCCGGCGAAGAGCCCAGCCGTCTCATCGACATCGAAAGCACGTGCAGTTCCGATACCGTGCGACGTCAGCCCAACAGCAAATCCACGTGCGGCGTAGTCCCTTATCCGCATGGCATTCATGAAAGGGGTGACGACAAGTGCGCCGATGATACCGGTAAGTACGACCAATACCGCGGTTAGCGACGGTGTG
This genomic window contains:
- the ycaC gene encoding isochorismate family cysteine hydrolase YcaC; protein product: MTKPYVRLNKDDVAVLLVDHQTGLLSLVRDFDPDKFKNNVLALADLAKYFKLPTVLTTSFENGPNGPLVPELKETFPDAPYIARPGQINAWDNEEFVKAVKATGKKQLLIAGVVTEVCVAFPALSAIEAGFDVFVVTDASGTFNEVTRHSAWDRMSAAGVQLMTWFGVACELHRDWRNDIEGLGTLFANHIPDYRNLITSYNTMTSGK
- a CDS encoding ABC transporter substrate-binding protein, producing MRRHLMTTTALIVLAMTGAASAGMDEAKQFLDKEIGDLSSLSRADQEKEMQWFIDAAKPFQGMDIKVVSESLTTHDYESKVLAPAFTAITGIKVTHDLIQEGDVVEKIQTQMQTGQNLYDGWVNDSDLIGTHWRYQQVRNLTDFMANEGKDVTNPGLDLDDFIGSKFTTAPDKKLYQLPDQQFANLYWFRYDWFNDEKNKADFKAKYGYDLGVPVNWSAYEDIAEFFTGRDVDGKKVYGHMDYGKKDPSLGWRFTDAWLSMAGNGDKGLPNGLPVDEWGIKVDDQSRPVGSCVARGGDTNGPASVYAIQKYLDWIKAYAPAEAQGMTFSESGPVPSQGNIAQQIFWYTAFTADMAKPGLPVVNEDGTPKWRVAPSPHGVYWKDGMKLGYQDVGSWTLMKSTPDDRAKAAWLYAQFVTSKTVDVKKSHVGLTFIRDSSIHHQSFTDRAPKLGGLVEFYRSPARVQWSPTGTNVPDYPKLAQLWWQAIGDASSGAKTAQEAMDSLCAEQEKVLSRLERAGVQGDIGPKLAEEHDIEYWNKDAVSKGNLAPQLKIENEKEKPVTVNYDELVKSWQK
- a CDS encoding LysR family transcriptional regulator translates to MADLNDMRFYVEVVEQGGFSAASRKLDMPRSRLSRRIALLEDDLGVRLIQRTTRQFAVTDIGQEFYRHCLAMMVEADAALDVIDRMRTEPQGTVRVSCPASVIYFQVGEMIARFMARYPKVKIHLESTNRRVDVIREGFDLAIRVRFPPLEDSDLVIRKLAESEQRLVASPVFVKEGCNAVPADLVDMPGLAWGSSHNSFEWNLLGPNGTTAEIPYQPLLITEDMVALRLAALQGIGVCQFPTMVVRDDIKTGRLVDLLPDWAPRSGIIHAAFPSRRGLLPSVRALLDFLVEEYAALSASEHRS
- a CDS encoding pirin family protein; translation: MRQVIGIYSSSSPHWVGDGFPVRSMVSHATMGEHISPFLHLDYAGPEQFAPTATPRGVGSHPHRGFETVTIVYQGEVEHRDSTGSGGMIGPGDVQWMTAAAGILHEERHSKAFTEQGGTLEMVQLWVNLPAKDKSAPAAYQTVLDRDIPTVALPDEAGIVRVIAGNYAGHAGPARTFTPIDLWDLRLKQGGSVVFDLPDQHTTGLAILRGTITVNGNRSARDAQFVLLDRKGGSFEVTADSDATVLLLSGEPLEEPVAMRGPFVMNTNEELQDAFADFRTGKFGAIPA
- a CDS encoding LysR substrate-binding domain-containing protein — protein: MEDLNDLYYFVQVVDHGGFAQAGRAIGLQKSKLSRRIAILEERLGVRLIQRSSRHFSVTDIGREYYRRCLAVLVEAEAATAFIAQHRDEPQGVVRLSCPTALISFQFGALFAKFLTAYPKVDLHLESTNRRVDVIGERFDVSIRVRFPPLEQTDLLMRKLDDSSQYLVARPGFLNEPVTTPADLVGLPSLAWTSASHNYEWRLEKHNGERAVIPHRPRFLTDDMAALRDAALDGAGIVQLPTMMIWRDLAAGTLVPVLPEWRPAAGIVHAVFPSRRGLLPSVRTLIDFLARECAVQRKAIDETIL
- a CDS encoding carbohydrate ABC transporter permease — translated: MNAIQGTSVGSAPAIAPISNAVRQKSSRRDRPRFGWLIPTIYIVLLLIPIYWLINMSFKTNQEILTSLTLFPHEPTLQNYRAIFTDSAWYSGYINSIIYVVMNMVISVSVALPAAYAFSRYRFLGDKHLFFWLLTNRMAPPAVFALPFFQLYSAFGLIDTHIAVALAHCLFNVPLAVWILEGFMSGVPKEIDETAYIDGYSFPKFFVKIFMPLIASGIGVAAFFCFMFSWVELLIARTLTTTDAKPIAATMTRTVSAAGMDWGLLAAAGVLTLIPGALVIWFVRNYIAKGFALGRV
- a CDS encoding hydrolase; translated protein: MSSPANFNGQRPVIDPNDAVMLLIDHQSGLFQTVADMPMPVLRNHATALAKMATLTKMPVITTASVPQGPNGPLIPEIHENAPHAKYVARRGEINAWDNPDFVAAVKATGRKTLIIAGTITSVCMAFPAISAVQDGYKVFAVVDASGTYSKMAQEITLARVVQAGVVPMDTAAVASELQKTWHRDDAQEWANVYTKIFPPYQLLIESYLKAQDVEKNHEQLDSQRG
- a CDS encoding DUF2160 domain-containing protein is translated as MFHMPDFSWMAWTWQTAAFFCAIAFLLLGMGVWEYISPGGSPRNGILRFETTRGDRLFISLLGSAFINLAWLGLVGPNLWWALAISVVYAIGVFRFV